From the Leptospira kirschneri serovar Cynopteri str. 3522 CT genome, one window contains:
- a CDS encoding nucleoside triphosphate pyrophosphatase, with protein sequence MIILRSKSPRRKQILESLDLDFRIEAEDIDESSLKNERPLEYLKRISLSKLGTRSKNELLISCDTIVVQENSILQKPENFLQATEMLEGLSGKTHIVYSGLGIYYKGLEQFAFDSSKVHFHIWDNKQIRKYIEKYSPFDKAGSYGVQDLEGPVKSFEGSYTNILGFPIRMFFQYHELWKKYLKGNQA encoded by the coding sequence ATGATCATACTTAGATCCAAATCTCCCCGTAGAAAACAAATTTTAGAATCTTTGGATCTTGATTTTAGAATCGAAGCGGAAGATATAGACGAAAGTTCTTTGAAAAACGAGCGTCCTTTAGAATATTTAAAAAGGATTTCATTATCTAAGTTAGGCACAAGATCCAAAAATGAACTTTTAATATCCTGCGACACGATCGTGGTCCAAGAAAATTCAATTTTACAAAAGCCAGAGAATTTTTTGCAAGCGACAGAAATGCTCGAGGGACTATCTGGAAAAACTCACATTGTATATTCTGGATTAGGAATTTATTATAAAGGATTGGAACAATTTGCATTCGATTCTTCTAAAGTTCATTTCCATATCTGGGACAACAAACAAATCAGAAAATACATCGAAAAATATTCTCCCTTTGACAAAGCGGGAAGTTACGGAGTTCAGGATTTAGAAGGTCCGGTTAAATCTTTCGAAGGATCTTATACAAATATATTAGGTTTTCCGATTCGAATGTTTTTTCAATACCACGAACTTTGGAAAAAATATCTAAAAGGAAATCAAGCGTAA
- the holA gene encoding DNA polymerase III subunit delta, with product MATKTKEYKNSIEFLNDWNQKLPQIVFVAAKESYEFEILAERYKDSIRKTGEPYEIVIFVSEPGDFERFQSEAFNLDMFSNRKLFIIKSGLEFFKPISSGKGKNNESLQKQFSNFPDSIQLLIHYNHWEVPNKVLQIFGGKANLIKTKNFYPNEIRGGLLQACKEIGVQLDEDAIDEFLHKIPPSMGAYLQSLSKLKLYLSKKTFNKQDIEDVLLFSGEFNSSGLVDFFMESDRIRFFKELKKFQSGKDSLLLFFSILKEKIDQLRKYKIISKKYETSLSDEELYEFLGIQSYSPARKNFVRNRLKKEATFFSDKTIGELYDFIIEMNIRIKTNSEKEESLFYFKRRMEDFFLQLRRKDRIL from the coding sequence ATGGCAACTAAAACCAAAGAATATAAAAATTCCATAGAATTCTTAAACGATTGGAATCAAAAATTACCTCAAATCGTTTTCGTAGCGGCTAAAGAATCTTATGAATTCGAAATTCTTGCAGAGAGATATAAGGACTCGATTCGAAAAACGGGAGAACCTTACGAAATTGTAATCTTTGTATCAGAGCCAGGGGACTTTGAAAGATTTCAATCCGAAGCGTTTAACTTGGATATGTTCTCCAATAGAAAATTATTTATCATTAAATCGGGGCTCGAATTTTTTAAACCTATATCCAGCGGAAAAGGAAAGAACAACGAATCCTTACAAAAACAATTTTCAAACTTTCCAGATTCAATCCAACTTTTGATCCATTACAATCACTGGGAAGTTCCGAATAAAGTACTTCAAATTTTCGGCGGAAAAGCGAACCTCATCAAAACTAAAAATTTTTATCCGAACGAAATCCGTGGCGGACTTTTACAAGCTTGTAAAGAAATCGGAGTTCAACTCGACGAAGATGCAATAGACGAATTTCTACATAAAATTCCTCCATCTATGGGAGCATATCTTCAATCCCTTTCCAAACTCAAACTTTATCTTTCGAAAAAAACTTTCAACAAACAAGATATAGAAGACGTTTTATTGTTCAGTGGAGAATTCAATTCTTCCGGTTTAGTGGATTTTTTTATGGAATCAGATCGGATTCGTTTTTTTAAGGAACTAAAAAAATTTCAAAGCGGAAAAGATTCTCTACTTTTATTTTTTTCAATTTTAAAAGAAAAAATCGACCAACTTCGAAAATACAAAATCATTTCCAAAAAATACGAAACTTCCCTTTCTGACGAAGAACTCTACGAGTTCCTGGGAATTCAATCTTATAGCCCTGCGAGAAAAAATTTCGTTCGTAACCGCCTTAAAAAAGAAGCGACTTTTTTTTCGGATAAGACAATCGGAGAACTTTATGATTTTATAATAGAGATGAATATTCGAATCAAGACCAACTCAGAAAAAGAAGAATCTCTATTTTATTTTAAACGTCGGATGGAAGATTTTTTCCTTCAACTTCGTCGGAAAGACCGAATTCTATAA
- a CDS encoding helix-turn-helix domain-containing protein, with the protein MNSEEHIFIGNASNSIKIFNRLKSLSQSNLPLFVTGGPGSGKTFVSNLIASLSGKNPQVFIIDSDHYENQRSLESELSVKDDAYFLFKDFSNFPKENQAYLLKRIRENQNNSRFIFISGKEWKQKLEAGQILESLYFEISNFRLDLPDLRERKEDIPLLIKHFLEILSEKYKRKEIRLSEKLYHILLNYDFPGNVRQLKNLLESMISLFAVRILDVKHLPPQMFETSYVYSKFIEVKTGIPLRDYEREIIKRNLILVNGNREKAAKILGISERTIYRKIIEFGLSDEVEGKNLPSDV; encoded by the coding sequence TTGAATTCCGAAGAACATATTTTTATAGGCAACGCTTCGAATTCGATTAAGATATTCAATCGACTAAAATCTTTGTCCCAAAGTAATCTACCGTTGTTTGTTACCGGAGGTCCGGGTAGTGGTAAAACGTTTGTTTCTAATTTAATTGCAAGTTTGTCCGGTAAAAATCCACAAGTATTTATTATAGATTCTGATCATTACGAAAATCAAAGAAGTTTAGAATCGGAGCTTTCGGTCAAAGATGATGCGTATTTTCTTTTTAAAGACTTTTCGAATTTTCCAAAAGAAAACCAAGCTTATCTATTAAAAAGAATCCGTGAAAACCAAAACAATTCTCGTTTCATTTTTATTTCTGGTAAAGAATGGAAACAAAAATTAGAAGCCGGTCAAATATTAGAATCTCTTTATTTCGAAATTTCTAATTTTAGATTGGACCTTCCGGATCTCAGGGAGAGAAAAGAGGATATTCCTCTTTTGATTAAACATTTTTTGGAAATTCTTTCCGAAAAATATAAACGAAAAGAAATTCGGTTAAGTGAAAAATTATATCATATTTTACTAAATTATGATTTTCCTGGAAATGTCAGACAACTGAAAAATTTACTGGAAAGTATGATTTCCTTGTTCGCGGTGCGTATTTTGGACGTAAAACATCTTCCACCTCAGATGTTCGAAACTTCGTATGTATATTCCAAATTTATCGAAGTGAAAACTGGAATTCCTTTAAGAGATTATGAAAGGGAGATTATCAAAAGGAATTTAATTCTTGTAAATGGAAATCGGGAAAAGGCCGCTAAAATACTTGGGATTTCAGAGAGAACGATTTACAGAAAGATTATAGAATTCGGTCTTTCCGACGAAGTTGAAGGAAAAAATCTTCCATCCGACGTTTAA
- the fliG gene encoding flagellar motor switch protein FliG, whose protein sequence is MLNKKTNLTGRQKAAVFLIAVGSEVSSEIFKHLREDEIEQITFEIARLDKITPEDKEKVLVEFNELMMAQEFISNGGIDFARGLLEKALGNQKAIDIINRLTSSLQVRPFDFIRRTDPQHLLNFIQNEHPQTIALILSYLDPQKASNILSNLPHTIQAEVAKRIATMDRVSPDVLREVERVLERKLSTLASEDYTSAGGIDSVVEILNLVDRGTEKTIIEALEEEDPELAEEIKKRMFVFEDIVLLDDRAIQKVMREVDNSDLAKALKSVDTEVQEKIFKNMSKRAANLLREDMDFMGPIRIKDVEDAQQKIVNIIRKLEDAGEIVVARAGEDELVM, encoded by the coding sequence GTGTTGAATAAGAAAACAAACCTAACCGGAAGACAAAAAGCCGCTGTTTTTCTAATCGCGGTCGGAAGTGAAGTGTCTTCTGAGATTTTCAAACACCTACGAGAGGACGAGATCGAACAGATCACGTTTGAAATCGCACGACTCGATAAGATTACTCCCGAAGACAAAGAAAAAGTTTTAGTAGAATTCAACGAGCTAATGATGGCTCAAGAATTCATCTCCAATGGAGGGATTGATTTTGCTCGTGGCCTTTTGGAAAAGGCGCTCGGAAATCAAAAAGCGATTGATATTATCAACCGACTTACTTCTTCTTTGCAAGTCAGACCGTTTGACTTTATCCGAAGAACTGACCCACAACATTTATTAAACTTTATCCAAAACGAACACCCTCAAACGATCGCATTGATACTTTCTTATTTGGATCCTCAAAAGGCTTCGAATATTCTTTCTAATTTACCTCATACCATTCAGGCGGAAGTTGCAAAACGAATTGCAACAATGGACCGGGTCAGTCCGGACGTACTTCGAGAAGTGGAAAGGGTTTTGGAAAGAAAACTTTCTACTTTGGCTTCCGAAGATTATACTTCTGCGGGTGGTATCGATTCCGTAGTTGAGATTTTGAATTTAGTCGATCGAGGAACGGAAAAGACCATTATTGAAGCTCTGGAAGAAGAAGATCCTGAACTTGCGGAAGAAATCAAAAAGAGAATGTTCGTATTTGAAGATATAGTTCTTTTGGACGACAGAGCAATCCAAAAGGTAATGCGAGAAGTGGATAATTCGGATCTTGCAAAAGCTTTAAAATCGGTTGATACGGAAGTTCAAGAAAAGATTTTTAAAAATATGTCTAAACGGGCGGCGAATTTACTTCGTGAAGACATGGATTTTATGGGTCCGATTCGAATTAAAGACGTGGAAGACGCTCAACAGAAAATCGTTAACATTATACGTAAACTCGAAGATGCAGGTGAAATCGTCGTGGCTCGTGCCGGTGAAGACGAACTCGTTATGTGA
- a CDS encoding arsenate reductase family protein, which yields MKLKVYEYKNCSTCRNALKFLSEKKVELEILPIRETPPKKSELKTMLQYLGNESKKLFNTSGNDYKELGLKDKLGSLSIEEQLDLLSKNGNLVKRPFVLGEGFGFVGFKEEEWKKWIS from the coding sequence TTGAAACTGAAAGTTTACGAATATAAAAATTGTTCCACTTGTAGAAACGCACTCAAATTCCTTTCCGAAAAAAAAGTCGAATTAGAAATACTACCTATCCGAGAAACTCCTCCTAAAAAATCGGAACTTAAAACGATGCTTCAATACTTAGGCAATGAATCTAAAAAATTATTCAACACTTCCGGTAATGATTATAAAGAACTAGGTCTCAAGGATAAACTAGGTTCCTTATCTATCGAAGAACAATTGGATCTACTATCTAAAAATGGAAATTTAGTCAAACGGCCTTTTGTTCTAGGAGAAGGTTTCGGATTTGTAGGTTTTAAAGAAGAGGAATGGAAAAAGTGGATTTCATAG
- a CDS encoding SDR family NAD(P)-dependent oxidoreductase, protein MNDLFNVKNKTVLVTGSTRGIGRYFAEGFRNAGAIVYGTGSSQESIKKFDGSGIKGFAADIRRPDVMISIIESIVKEHGKLDVLVNNAGIASNKPAAFLKEDEIESIIQTNFTGVFRTCTAYYKIHKKRGGNIINIASILGMRGTKLASVYSGTKGAVINMTRALAVEWIGSGYRVNAICPGFIDTDMTEMIKEKPDVLEQMTNAIPMGRLGKPEDLVGAAIFFASDASSYVTGQTIVVDGGITAGL, encoded by the coding sequence TTGAACGATTTATTCAACGTAAAAAATAAAACGGTTTTAGTTACCGGTTCTACTCGAGGAATTGGAAGATATTTTGCGGAAGGCTTTAGAAACGCAGGAGCCATCGTTTATGGAACCGGTTCTTCTCAAGAATCGATCAAAAAGTTTGACGGTTCCGGAATTAAAGGTTTTGCCGCCGATATTCGTCGACCGGATGTAATGATTTCAATTATCGAATCTATTGTCAAAGAACATGGAAAGTTAGACGTGCTTGTAAATAATGCTGGAATTGCTTCTAATAAACCTGCGGCTTTTCTCAAAGAAGACGAAATTGAATCCATCATCCAGACGAATTTTACGGGAGTATTTAGGACCTGTACTGCTTATTACAAGATTCATAAAAAAAGAGGCGGGAATATTATTAATATTGCATCTATTTTAGGAATGAGAGGAACAAAATTGGCTTCCGTTTATTCTGGAACCAAAGGCGCTGTGATCAATATGACACGCGCTCTTGCAGTTGAATGGATTGGTTCCGGTTATCGAGTGAATGCAATTTGTCCTGGCTTTATCGATACAGATATGACGGAGATGATTAAGGAAAAACCGGACGTTTTAGAACAAATGACCAATGCGATTCCGATGGGAAGGCTTGGAAAACCGGAAGATTTAGTTGGGGCCGCGATTTTTTTTGCCAGTGACGCTTCTTCTTATGTAACAGGGCAAACAATTGTAGTAGACGGAGGAATTACCGCGGGACTTTAA
- a CDS encoding FG-GAP-like repeat-containing protein, whose translation MKRFLFLLYIFLLFQNCSAKSTENPCDTSTSLFYKSLFLNFILTSGKTSFCGIHTSVQLPPPTILNIKSKSTLNTGFLIGEMDESVSGVQVSLDSGPFMEAQISGNQWKFQLPAAGVSTTVPSNGIWKDWSLHTISVRSTSKESNSVPITITVQKGSNKDINGDGYPDALIGSQVANRVRAYLSLGKARGLNLVPITLLNGAGGFGYSVKLGDIDGDGYADAVVGSATNTFAIYLGSTSGLSTTAINYIPIGVGGLLNVDVGDINGDGFSDVLVGAPYDVGNIGRVYSYFSNGAVGQGVTFGQQLNNPGNAGSTTFYGYAITLGDINGDGRSDAIIGAVGSGQIGASFVYLAQAAGAFAAYSQTITGSAANEWYANSAIATDINRDGFADLFVGAYQESGGGGRVHLYLSNLGILANTANGPISGLAGSQTGTSVATGDVNGDGFLDLLTGGYSYTSTLPNQGYAITHLTTGDTIGLAVNPLNLLTVPVNLGDMGNSIASVDINGDGLSDVLVGAPSSVGGTNIGNVYLYISDGLGGYTSAPQTFVEPDVNGTFGTSVDL comes from the coding sequence ATGAAACGGTTTTTATTTTTACTTTATATATTTTTACTCTTTCAAAATTGTTCTGCAAAATCTACGGAAAATCCTTGCGATACGAGTACTTCTCTTTTTTATAAATCTTTGTTCTTAAACTTTATTTTAACTTCCGGCAAAACGAGTTTTTGCGGTATACACACATCAGTTCAATTGCCTCCACCTACGATTCTCAATATAAAATCGAAAAGTACTTTGAATACAGGATTTTTAATCGGCGAAATGGATGAGTCCGTTTCCGGGGTTCAGGTTTCTTTAGATTCGGGTCCGTTTATGGAGGCTCAAATTTCTGGCAATCAGTGGAAGTTTCAACTTCCTGCCGCAGGTGTTTCTACTACAGTTCCTTCAAACGGAATTTGGAAAGACTGGAGTTTACATACAATTTCGGTTCGATCCACTTCTAAAGAATCAAATTCTGTTCCGATTACTATCACGGTTCAAAAAGGTTCGAACAAAGATATTAACGGCGACGGTTATCCGGATGCGTTGATTGGTTCTCAAGTTGCAAACCGAGTTAGGGCTTATCTTTCTCTTGGAAAAGCAAGGGGTTTAAATTTAGTTCCGATCACTTTATTAAATGGAGCAGGCGGTTTCGGTTATTCCGTTAAGTTAGGCGACATCGATGGAGATGGATACGCCGATGCGGTTGTAGGAAGTGCAACAAATACATTCGCAATTTATTTAGGATCAACCAGCGGACTTTCTACAACGGCAATTAATTATATTCCTATTGGTGTTGGTGGTTTATTGAATGTGGATGTAGGAGATATAAACGGAGACGGGTTTTCGGACGTTTTGGTTGGTGCTCCTTATGACGTAGGGAATATTGGTCGAGTTTATTCTTATTTTTCGAATGGGGCTGTAGGACAAGGTGTTACATTTGGTCAACAATTGAACAATCCTGGAAACGCAGGTAGTACCACATTTTACGGATATGCCATTACGTTAGGCGATATTAATGGAGACGGTAGATCAGATGCGATTATAGGAGCGGTAGGTTCTGGACAGATCGGCGCTTCTTTTGTTTATCTTGCGCAAGCGGCGGGAGCTTTTGCAGCTTATTCTCAAACGATAACAGGATCGGCTGCAAACGAATGGTATGCAAATTCAGCAATTGCTACCGATATAAACCGGGATGGTTTTGCGGATTTATTTGTGGGAGCTTATCAAGAATCGGGCGGTGGCGGAAGAGTACATTTATATTTATCTAATTTAGGAATTCTTGCAAATACCGCCAACGGTCCCATTTCAGGATTGGCCGGGTCACAAACCGGAACTTCTGTGGCAACTGGAGACGTAAACGGTGACGGATTTTTAGATCTTCTTACCGGAGGTTATTCTTACACTTCTACACTTCCAAACCAAGGTTATGCGATTACTCATTTAACTACGGGTGATACAATCGGTTTAGCTGTGAATCCTTTAAATCTTCTAACGGTTCCCGTGAATTTAGGAGATATGGGAAATTCAATCGCTTCGGTAGATATTAACGGTGACGGTTTAAGTGATGTCCTTGTGGGAGCCCCTAGCTCCGTAGGCGGGACAAATATAGGAAACGTTTACCTTTATATATCGGACGGATTGGGTGGGTATACTTCGGCTCCTCAAACTTTCGTCGAACCGGATGTAAACGGAACATTTGGGACTTCCGTAGATTTATGA
- a CDS encoding adenylate/guanylate cyclase domain-containing protein, giving the protein MIRIIRIFAYVLVFWILCSCGSDSDRFQELDLITQAEWTVSLGNHLKDRLEKSNIQKSFLKNKKEKLNIETNPREKESKDFKNWKLITHFPVNFNFLFSIPKQSGFHELTVKVEFSIHSDSIFLTFLKQPTAIYFPDLGENWELYLNGIPIRKEKFLKQTDAGDLVPSVRRSLKSVILPIPSGVLKEGKNTILIYMIGESDFTRYISNEHFGFYHSKGYKISSLEQIYDSTSEYLDLLLYGIYSIFGIYHIYFYFIRRKDLYYLYFGLFSFFSSVYFFSSSNLIFQKFVNPNSELDSSLFFRIQYSSLTLIFPSFYYFLKDYFSPKEKGNMIPSFFVVFLIGLFFSFLIVPFSWVHITFKISQISTICFSVYILFFSIQTVRKKKQDARKMLAGICICILFSTWELYNSVLENEKSHSTFFKFVYLFFIVSIASILVLRYVQLYKDAQLLNKYLTDQKEAFYRFVPVDFIRIIDRESPISISIGDSKEKSMTVLTSYIRNFASLFKTIPSNQMVSFLNSYLSEMEGLVYKTAGFVDKYIGNEILALFGDYDERAAKENFNSADNAVESAIRMVNAVRSGKLIKNFLIPSFWNLEIGIGINTGSVILETVGSERRIDTTVVGDSVDLTYGLRSLTALYKSRILISHHTYLRLHRMSEVGMRMIDSVILKERDQAVDIYEVIESDPEPIKEFKLKTSELLSQGILEYKSRRFDEAAKIFRQLYREEPKDLISMIYLKRCKLYSSKPPNENWDGVFRFQTK; this is encoded by the coding sequence ATGATCCGGATTATTAGAATTTTTGCATACGTATTAGTCTTTTGGATTTTATGCTCCTGTGGATCTGATTCCGATCGTTTTCAAGAATTAGACCTAATAACACAAGCGGAATGGACCGTTAGCTTGGGGAATCATTTAAAAGATAGATTAGAAAAATCAAATATTCAAAAATCTTTTCTAAAAAACAAAAAAGAAAAACTAAATATTGAAACCAACCCTAGGGAAAAAGAATCGAAAGATTTTAAAAATTGGAAGTTAATTACACACTTTCCAGTTAATTTCAATTTTCTTTTTTCTATACCGAAACAATCCGGATTTCACGAATTAACTGTAAAAGTAGAATTTTCGATTCATTCGGATTCAATATTTCTAACGTTTCTAAAACAACCGACCGCAATTTATTTCCCAGATCTAGGAGAAAATTGGGAACTTTATCTCAACGGAATACCGATTCGAAAGGAAAAATTTCTAAAACAAACCGATGCTGGAGATTTGGTCCCTTCGGTTCGAAGGTCCTTAAAGTCCGTGATTTTACCGATCCCGTCAGGGGTTTTAAAAGAAGGAAAAAATACGATTTTGATATATATGATCGGTGAGTCCGATTTTACACGTTATATTTCAAATGAACATTTCGGATTTTATCATTCAAAAGGATATAAAATTTCGTCTTTAGAACAGATTTACGACTCTACTTCTGAATATTTAGATTTGTTGTTATATGGGATTTATAGTATATTCGGAATTTATCATATTTATTTTTACTTCATCCGAAGAAAGGATTTGTATTATCTCTATTTTGGATTGTTCTCGTTTTTTTCTTCGGTTTATTTTTTTTCTTCTTCTAATTTGATCTTTCAAAAATTCGTAAACCCGAATTCGGAATTAGACAGTTCTCTTTTTTTTAGGATACAGTATTCTTCTTTGACTTTGATTTTTCCTTCGTTCTATTATTTTTTAAAGGATTATTTTTCCCCAAAAGAAAAAGGAAATATGATCCCTTCTTTTTTCGTAGTTTTTTTGATCGGATTGTTTTTTTCATTTTTAATCGTTCCGTTTTCTTGGGTGCATATCACCTTTAAAATTTCTCAAATTTCAACGATTTGTTTTTCGGTTTATATTTTATTTTTTTCAATCCAAACCGTAAGAAAAAAGAAACAAGACGCACGTAAAATGTTGGCGGGAATTTGTATATGTATTCTTTTTTCTACTTGGGAATTATACAATTCGGTTCTTGAAAACGAAAAGTCTCATTCTACTTTTTTTAAATTCGTTTATTTATTTTTTATCGTCTCAATCGCTAGTATTCTGGTTTTAAGATACGTTCAACTTTACAAAGACGCACAACTTTTAAATAAATATCTTACCGATCAAAAAGAGGCTTTTTATCGATTTGTTCCTGTGGATTTTATCAGAATTATAGACAGAGAATCTCCTATATCGATTTCGATCGGTGATAGTAAAGAAAAGTCGATGACTGTTTTGACCTCTTATATTCGAAATTTTGCAAGTCTTTTTAAAACGATTCCTTCAAATCAAATGGTCTCATTTTTAAATTCTTATCTAAGTGAAATGGAAGGATTGGTTTACAAAACCGCAGGTTTTGTGGATAAATACATAGGAAATGAGATACTTGCGCTTTTTGGAGACTACGATGAAAGAGCGGCAAAAGAAAATTTCAATTCCGCAGACAATGCGGTGGAATCGGCAATTAGAATGGTAAATGCGGTCCGATCCGGAAAATTGATAAAAAATTTTTTGATACCATCTTTTTGGAATTTAGAAATCGGCATCGGAATCAATACCGGTTCTGTAATCTTAGAAACAGTAGGAAGCGAAAGAAGGATAGATACAACTGTAGTTGGAGACTCTGTTGATCTTACATACGGACTTAGATCTCTTACAGCACTTTACAAAAGTAGAATATTAATTTCTCATCATACGTATCTTAGGCTACATAGAATGAGCGAAGTGGGAATGCGTATGATCGATTCTGTCATTCTAAAAGAAAGGGACCAAGCCGTAGATATTTACGAGGTGATAGAATCTGATCCCGAACCAATTAAAGAATTTAAGTTGAAAACTTCAGAATTGTTATCTCAAGGAATTTTAGAATATAAATCCAGAAGGTTTGACGAAGCCGCTAAAATTTTTAGGCAACTTTATCGAGAAGAACCAAAAGATCTTATTTCTATGATTTATTTGAAACGCTGCAAATTATATTCTTCTAAACCACCGAATGAAAATTGGGACGGAGTTTTTAGATTTCAGACAAAATAG
- a CDS encoding L-threonylcarbamoyladenylate synthase — protein sequence MILSLHSINPEKRKLQQISDQLSQGKVYIFPTDTVYALVADSQSKPGVEKLYELKNIPKNQPLSLMCSSISVASNYIEHLSNDAFRLMKKITPGPFTFITSANKHLPRVSFSNQKEKQIGIRIPDTIYLQELMKIHPNPLTSTSVFANDEFIIEVDSLEKTYGSRVEGIVDGGILKVELSTILDLTGDEITIIREGKGFELL from the coding sequence ATGATTCTTTCTCTTCATTCCATCAATCCTGAAAAAAGAAAATTACAACAGATTTCGGATCAGTTGTCTCAGGGTAAAGTTTATATATTTCCGACGGATACGGTTTATGCCTTGGTAGCGGATTCTCAATCCAAGCCGGGCGTTGAAAAATTATATGAACTAAAAAATATTCCTAAAAATCAGCCCCTTTCTTTGATGTGTTCGAGTATTTCGGTCGCCTCCAATTACATAGAACATCTTTCAAACGATGCATTTCGATTGATGAAAAAAATCACGCCCGGTCCTTTTACGTTTATTACGAGCGCTAACAAACATCTTCCAAGGGTTTCTTTTTCCAATCAGAAAGAAAAACAAATCGGAATTCGAATTCCAGATACAATTTATTTACAAGAGTTAATGAAAATTCATCCCAATCCGTTGACTTCTACCTCCGTTTTTGCTAATGATGAATTTATCATCGAAGTTGATTCTTTAGAAAAAACATACGGATCTCGTGTTGAAGGAATTGTAGACGGAGGAATTTTAAAAGTGGAACTTTCTACAATTTTAGATCTAACCGGAGATGAAATTACAATCATAAGAGAAGGTAAGGGTTTTGAACTTTTATAA